Below is a window of Humulus lupulus chromosome 9, drHumLupu1.1, whole genome shotgun sequence DNA.
TACAAACCTTGACAATATGCGCACATTTGGTGCTCTCATGAAGACCAATCATTGTCTCAGCAGAAACCTATGCAAACCAAAATGCAAAAATAGAGAATCGGGATACATTTGATTATAGAAGAAAGACATTAAAGAATATCCGAGATGCATATGAATTGATAAAACAatagaaaatgagagagagagagaaatggatgGGAGCTTACAATCTTCACATAGGGAAAGTCGCTGTCAATGCCAACAGTAGCCGCTAATGCAGTTTTACCACTGTCAAAGGTTATAAGGGTTCAGCGTTATCACAGATAATAAAACCATTTTCTAATAATATTTTGTACTAGTTTTTTaacaactttctctctctagaaattcgttgagaatatTTTTGTGAGTAACAAACACTTATATAAGTGTTTTGAAGTTTTCTTGCTTAGCATATTGTTAACTGGGGGTCAGTGTGAGGGTGGAGGAAAGAAACCATGTGGCTGTTTATCAGTTGAATTTCAATTTACAGAGAGCCTCTAGTCTTGGCTGTCTTTTCAGAAGCATGTACATTGTTTTACCCTTTCTTGGAAAAAAAATGTTTAGCAGTGGTTAATGTTCATTATTTCATGATTGTGTTTTTATTTTCGCCCAATGAAACAACTCATCATCTTGTCTCCTTTGTACTTCAGTTTGAtatctttaataaaataaattaattaaatgatatTGTATAccacagaaaaaaataaaaaaaaagtaactaTTTACTAATTGGAAACAAAAATACCTGCCACTTGGTCCTTCCAAAAGGCATGTGACAAGTGGGCTTCCTTTGCTCACTTTAACTTGCTCCACAAGCAGCATAGCTCTTCGATAAATGTGATCATGTCGATCACCACAATCTGCCATACCATTAAGCCTACAAATCATGTTACAAGAAACAAATTAGCCATTGTTTGTACCAAAAAATAGTTACGAGACACCACACTTTGCTAGACATCTCAAGAGAAGATATTGTGCATGTCAGTGAGGGCACTTATCCAATCAGCTCCTTGAGATAAATATTAGTATTGACCAAGAAAACGAAAGACTACATATGGATTAACTGTCAAACCCAATCTACTCTGGACAATACCAAAAAGGATACCTGGATCGTTTAAGGTCATCCGTAGAAGCTCCAAATGCAGGAACAATTTCATGAAGTGCATTGAGGAAATCATCCATAGCCACTTTGATACTTTCTTCATCTACTGGTTTGGTAAGATCATCCATACTCAGTTGTCTATTCAAAGCATATGATACTGCACTTTTTACAACACCTTCAAGTTCTgcaccactataattctttgtacGAGCAGCTGCACATAAAAAAACATGTAAATACAACACAACATGGTTAATCTTATATCATCAACCTTGACTAAGAGTCAGGACAAACACAGTTCAAAATTTCAATAAAGAAGAGGCCAGTAATAGTCTATCAAAAAGGGAGTTTGTGAAGATTACATATTAAAAAGCCAGTTATTGGACACATGGTATTTCAAGTTTTCAATATTCTTTTtttgcattttaaaaaaattattatttgagTACAAAATTTTGGTCTTACAAAAGAAAAaaccttattctttttttttaataaggtttaaccctaaaATATTTAGAGACCAGTAAACTAGTGAGGGACTTGAACCTTAGACCTGCAAACCATATGGCTGACCATTTTAGCTACCCAAATCAAAAACCTtgttctttttttaatttttttgctcAGTTTAAATCATGACCAATGGAAATTGTTCATATGTTTAACATAATGAAAATGAAACACCATCTTCTTGCCATTgtagtttattttttttcattaaaaggaaaaaacttcAATAATAATTTCAACAAAAGTAAAAGAATTAAAATGTAGATCTCACTAGTATATTTCACCAATAATTTCAACAAAAGTAAATTTCAATAATTTCACCAATGCACGTACCAAGTTCTGCAAGGTTCACATCAGGAGCAAGAAAGgaattttccttcattttatttGTATGAATTTGAAGAATCTGTAGACGACCATTCTCATCAGGAAGGCTTATCTCAACTTGAACCTCCAACCGTCCTGGTCTGCATAATATGGAAAAGAATAATTAAAGGATTTTGCCAAGGAGTTTTTCTTGAGTTTGTCACCAGCAGTTCATTCTCATTCTtcattttacaaaaatcaagagaAATAATCTTACTTAATTCAGAATGAAACAACTACTATGACTGTCATGCATATTTTGTAAAAAGTTGTGAAAAAAATCAGGATGTTCATGCATGGCAAGTCAGCCAATTGTACGAAAAGTGctattgttaaatataaaatatatgtgtgTGGTGTGAGAAAACACTTTCAGACAATCCAGATACAGATTGGCTACAAGGCTAActgtcaaaggagaaaagaaagcaCCTTAATAGGGCTTCATCAAGTAAATCCTTTCTGTTGGTCATTCCAATGAGCAAGACATTATTCAAAGCCTCTACACCATCTATCTGCAAAGCAACTAATCTGTCAGCCATAGATTACATTAATCATATTCTTCCAGTTAGAAAAGTTGGATCTGTCCCTGGTAATAGATATTATTATAGGacaaaaatatacaaaattatcCAGACTCAAAAGTTGAAACCATTCACGTACCTTTGTAAGTAGCTGATTCACAATACTGTCATGAACTCCAGTACCATCTCTGGTTGATCCTCTCGACTGCATTCATAAATTAAAAGCAAATCAGTGCTAATAATGAAGTTAAAGCAATGAGGATTGCAAAAAGATAAATTGCAAGTATTAATTGAATTTCATCAAGCTGGCAATAGCAACAGTGAAATTAAAGAGAAAACTAATGTGATAGACCAGTTGGCTCTGTTAATAACCCAAATCAGCATCACAAATGTGCTAATACCAAATCCAGTTCAAAATCACAGAGAATCTGATACAGACTCATAATAGTACGTACCTTGCAAATAGCATCAATTTCATCAAAGATTATGACATGCAAATCACTGTCATCACCTAAACAGTAAAGGACATAACAGCATTAGTAAATACCAACGGGTTAATTATCATATTCTTGGCATATATTTCTCTTACCGCGAGTCCTCTGATCATTTTCAGCATCAGCAAACAGATCTCTAACATTCTTTTCTGTTTCACCAACAAATTTGCTCAAGACTTCAGGTCCATTAACAATCTGGTCCAGATCATCAAGAATAGAAACAGGAACACTTGGTGAATCACTAAACTGTAACTGAAACCTAATAGAATGCTAATAACACAATAGTAGCAACTAATTCGCATGTCAGACAAAAACCAGGAATTCCCAAATCAAAACCAGCTACAGCAACTGAAAAGAGCTTACTTAGTGTCAAAGCATAGGAGATGAAGATGGTATAAAGAAGCAGTTGCCCATATAAAGTAGAAAAACACAATCAACAGAATTGATACTCACACCAAGTGGTTTCTTTTATTTGCTCATGACTAAAGTACCTTAACAATCATGAAATGATAGTTTAAAATTATGGCTTCAAAATACCAATTTAGTAATTTCATCAAAAGTCTCTTATAATTATGGCTTCAAAATACCAATTTAGTAATTTCATCAAGAGTCTTATAATCTAATCTTCTCCATAATTTTAAAAACCTTGAATctgaaaaaacaaaaaagtatgaAACTCTTTAGAGCTCAACTTCCCTTAAAAACAGCCATTGAGCAAACTATAAACTCTAAGAACAAAGCGAGCTGTCTTTATCAAttttaagaaaagaaaagaaaagactgAGCCATTCAAACCTTTGGTTCTCTTCCATCCAACATTTTTCCAATTTGACGAGCCATGAGAGTTTTTCCAGTACCAGGTGGTCCATAAAGCAGCATACCTTTGACATGCTTTATCCCCAATCTAAACATCATCAAAATTCCAACATAAGAGAATGGTATACAAATAACAGTTAATTCCATAATTTAAAGAACCAAATATATTACTTATTTGTCACATGTGGAGGAAAAACACGGGAGGCAAATGCTCGTCGAAATATATCTGCAAATTCAGCACCCAATCCACCAATACCTAGAGACTGAAGATTGAATTCCTTGTGCCTGAAGATGTTACTACTGGCAGCTTCACGCTGATTGACAATCTGTAGAAAGCCACAAAGGTTAATTTGTAATAATAGACATAGTATGTGCaccattttttaaaaataacttatTGGTTGTTGACTATGGTTTCTATGAATGGTTATCGAGTTAGATTGATCAGAACCCTGTTCAACAGCTTATAAATAACGATGTGAGACACTAAAATGATCCATAAACGCAAATCTTCAACACCATTaaccttaaaaaaaattatcagaaTTTTGGAGCAGGTTCACACATCAGAAAATATAGCCATTTATGTTCTTTAAGAAAACATGTGGTAGTAACTAGTAAGCGCTTTCAGTCTAACTTCCTTAACTTAATTCACcacaataaagaaaataaaacaactGAGCTGTCAACAAGACCAAAATCAATGTAGCTGAGCTATTAAGTTAAAACCATAACAATGCTACGATAAACAATCTAAAAAGGCAGGAGATAAGGAGGACAAAAAACATACTGACCTTAATTCCACTTTGATTTGAGGTTTCAAAAACAATGTATGTATCATTGGATACCATCCCTCTTTCAGGGCCACTACATTTCTCTTGTCCCTCAACAACGGCTTGACTGAcagtaaaaatataattattgccATGATACTCAAATGATACTTTTTGTCCGGAAGTCATAACCtgaatatgaaaaataaaaacataatcaACGATTTAAGAAGATATCATTTCTGGAAATTTAACAAACTACACAAAAGAGCAAACATATAGACAAGAAGACGGACATAAAAAAATGCATCACTTAAGAGGGTCACATATTATGACATTAATCAAAATCATAATTCCAGCTCACAAACATCTGATCATGATACTCCAAACTAAAACTACAATTttatcaataataaaataaaatgaaaaaccaaCCTGGTTGATAAACCTTTTTCTAAGTTGATTGGCCAAGAGAACAGCATCTACCTAAAAACACATAACCAAATACTTAACCAGAAACTCATCGTTAATCACCACGAAATGATCATGATGCTATTTAGATCCAATAGAGTATGTAAATCTCAATAAGAACAGCGTACCTGTTCACTTTTAGTACCCTTTTTCACAAACTCTAACTCTAATGTGAGCAATGCCAGGTTAAATTCATCAGGTGGAATAAATCTACCAGACAATACACCAATTtagtaaacaaaaaataaattagaaaacATATATGCACATGTACACATATAGAGCCCAATGTATAGCATCAAAATTTAAACTGTGATGTGATAATAACCTGATCACCGGTACTACATCGCCAGTAGAAACTTTCGCATGCCGACGTTGGATTGCGTTTAGAGCGATTTCGCCACTGTGTATGCTTGGATGAGGAGTATCTTCTTAGTTAAGGCAATCCAACAACAATAATTTGTAAATATATATGTTCCTAGTGTCATAGCAAAGAAATTAGGAAATCTAAATGCACTTTTGATTCAAAATATAGAGCTCGACATGCATGAATCAGAACAATCCAGAACACAAAAAGGAAAAATTCAATGATAATAGACTCAGAAAAAGATATCAAAGAGAAAGAACGAATGAATTTCCGATCAATGCGAGGAATAGCCTGGAGCCAGGGACGGCAAAGTTCTGAAGATCGGCGGGGCAGACGTAAGCGAGATTGGTGAGAGCAAGATCCGCAGCTGGAGTCGTGGTGACCTTCATGGTCGCCTGAGAAGTAGACGATGATGAGAACCCGTACCGGCCGGCCATTTTCTCAGACAGATGAGATCTGTCTTGGTCTTTGCTTTGCTACGAAGAAAACGAAAATGGAAATGGTGAAGTGGAAGAAAACACTTTGAATTTTCATGGGCCCACGGCCCATCCGGACCCTGCTCTAATGTTAAATCTGATACATTTTTGGTAAATGGATTTGGGGTTTGTATTTTTAAGTAAGTTCcattttttagcttgatttgagAGTAATCTTAATCTCTGTAAACACTTAAGTTCTACATTCTCTTAATCTAAACTTTTTCTAACTCTACTCTCACAAACACAAACAACAACCTCATACCAAATACCCCTAAAGCTATATTTGGTAGAGAGGAGATGAGGGTAGATGGAGAGGGGTGGAGAGAGAGATGGAATCACTTGTTTTGTGAGAGGGAGATAAGAAATGGAGGGAGAAGGTCTCCCTCAAGCTAATAAAATTCAATCCCTCCAAAATTGGAGGAATCcaagaaaaaaacaaaataaaatataaaaatatcatttaaaaaattaatacttatttttgttaaaaatgataatatagtaattttaataattgaaattccatattttataattaccaacttattatttaattaatcaattaattaaatgcggaataaTTAAGTTTGTACTGAAACAaatattctgtagctacagaccAAGGTTCTGTAACTACATACCAGAAAAGAACTAAAGTGcagaaaataaaaacacacaaggtttttatacgtggtatcagcaatccttGCAGATTGCTAGTAGTCCGCGGGGTCACGCCTAGAAATAAGATCCATTAGTAAGATctaaaaaatacaaagttttttACTTGTGCATAAATAGACTCCCTCTTATTATATGTCGCAAGTTTGATATATTCCACCTTGACAAATGAACCTTGCTGAACCTTCAAGAATACGAACTCCCTTCGATCTGCTTGAAGAGTGATTGCTTCTTCCTGAAGCAAGACTTGAACCaccttctcccgaaggtttgCACTTTGTTCTCCTCCTTTGTAGAACTGTTTGAAGACTCAAAACAATCACAAGGACGCTGAAAAACAGAGGTAGAGTCGAATTCACTCACATCTACAAAACAAAGACTCTCTTTTACAATAAGAATGAAATACAAAAAGAGATAACTAAAACCTAGCAGCCAATATGAGTAGTTATAGTCATTATACTCATATTGGGTAGCTAATACACGGTCTAAACCGACCTAAGCCCACAAGAAAACTTTCCTAAAAAAATTCTTCAATTTGACAGGATTTCCTAATTTTGTAGCTACAGAATCGTGAGCTATATATGGTAACAATCCATCATTTGATGTAGGAATCAAGGATTCCCTTTTATAACCTGATCATgcaataaaactcaattataTGATCAGATACAATGAGGCAATCGACTGGAAAAATACAGCTCAAAAAGATttgtttttataataataaagccacACTATTTTTGGCAAAGGAGCCAAAAACCACAAAAGACAATAAAAAAATGACATTAAAGTtcaacataaacttaaaaaacaATAAAAGCATAAACATTAATTCAACCAGCCATCTTAGTCACTTTGAAAGTACTTCATGATGATGTCCATCCTCCTTAGAAGCTATCCTTGACCATTCTCCATCCTTTCCAAACAAGCATTGATTTCTGCCAGTTCTGCAGGTGTAGAAGTTGAAGTTGTGGCAGCAGGTGAAGCATCTGGTACTCCAGGAGAAGCAGAACGACCCGATTTCTTGGAAGACTTTCCTTGAGAGGGTTTTTCTGAGATTTTGAATGTCTGACCAACAGTGGGAGGCTCAATTGATTCATTGTCAAGAATCAACTCCCTTTGATCAGATAAGtactttgttgacgcggttcttcgccaacaggtaattaagagaagaagagaaaatgattAGTACTGAaaatagaaccgtcacagatatgaaatcttagagaatgaactaagtgactccagacacgttttttaagtggttcaaaggttaaaatccttctactccactagtccatattattcatatattctgggtatttggtttacaaagtatatggctcttcagaggctatcttttccaacccctatcaactcccagggtccccatatttataggagaaggcacctggaagttggtagggaggtcatcccgtgaccttaccatttgtcatatcaactctgtgacaattatgattaattcctaaacctgacacatgagtgtggtctaatcagtatgcaaggagataatgggtcgcacggcccaacccagccgtgggtgtctgaatgcgcacgttcttgctgcgtgtccgagaagtcagggggatatcggacacgtgatgtcagatatatgcacgtttatcttgcgtgtattgactttacaaagggtcagagatccatggccAGCTCGTACAACGAGCTGCCTCCTTGAACCGACCTTCAGCCTTCAGGTCTTCTGATGCCTTCATCTGGTCTTGGGGGCCCTTGGCGAGCCTTtgaggatccctcgagctaataaggtacgatctggaaacaggatctccgacctgggggaGTCCTCCGactaaaccatgattagtccgagacTCGACCTGCTAataagcccgtgggaaaaccagggcgtacacctgcccccccaagcccctgctcgtggtatatgacgtcatatataggagaccatagtaggggcttttaggcttccccacaacccttcacattccattctttgtgcaggcgtctgatacgtggaacgtcgtgggtggtgacggtacgctttacgagaaccgcatttaatggcctagcctattgtccagccgtcgtttcatatttcgagtggaaggcctcggatccctcactagggccatccaagagccttcttcacgtgatccttcccttatataaaaagggagtggccaccctacgcacgggccaccccttcattccaaaatttcccaaatctctctccttcttccttctctgactttcagaagaacgaacccccgactctactgccaccattttccttgttcaagaagcttaggcgcacgagtcTCTCCAAAGCTTTGTAAGCTACTGCACCGACGAGGCTCCTACCAATGCAACACTCTCGTTTACCAtccagccatatactgtaagttttctgaccctgttcattttgaaaacatgccactgtagtttaggtaaaaaaatttactgtagccgcatgcaagggttttctgggttgcgtgggtAGGAGGGCGACGACCCCTTTTAGGCTAGGGcacacttgttgtaggaaattgccttagagtatgggtttcaagatgtttctttaggaacaatttctggttaggatctttaggaactttgggtgcaaaaccgggtagcttaggggatacgccttaaaagcggttttgcaacgtTCTGCCTGTTGAAACTTCCCCCCAAGGTAAATTTTTACTCGGAatcccctgacacacgaattccgagtaatctgggatctgttgggggcatacgcgcgtgttcattgaaccgcgtggttccactctccacgggttgggcttacctcagctcgtgtaaataataaGTGCTTCGcccttctgcttgggtcgccttttctaaagtgttttcttttgttcgataggcgaccagatagctccaaaaaggaatctgcctctgaagaacgtgggaagctcggtCTCCCAGCAAGAGAAAGGAAAGGCAGTGATGTcaagctcgccgatcccccacttccggccggccgtggagaagcaggtcgaggtggcccccgacgcattctttgaggcggagagaatcgtctcaaaggtaactgaccaggcgaagatcaacaaactcttcctcacccacaacattccactggggagagcctccgtgattgcccgacctactgcggaaggcgagcggagctgcacgccactcgacgaatcgttcacggcctggagcggcgaacacttcaaggcaggggccttccttcccctggattagtacttcgctgacttcctgaattatgtgaggttggccccatttcagctccccccccaactcctaccgtctgctggcgggcttgaggtatttattcttgaagcaggagtgggaggtccccactcctgcggatattctatatttcttctgcctcaaagccagctcgGACCAGCGGggacgaggtgacgggttctactacttaacccgttttcctaatacagcggcggtcatcgagcttccaagccatccaaatgacttcaaggaccagttcttcatgtcaactagGTTCCAGAATTGCGAGCACCATTATtttaatcgccctcgtaagtgatccctgaccttagctcgccttttgagtgtttttttttttttttaattttagctcctcccgtattccacCCTGACtccagccaatcttgcagccatctacgcaaggaccgaaaagtctgggaccctcgggggtcagtatgacacattggcgggcctgccccccagcgaaaaggactaccgcgtgctcgtgacggacgagacgatggtgttctacAAATTGATCTTCCTAAACCAGAATCTAAACCTGAAGAGGcctcgggggccgcccccagcctgCGACAACAGGCCTatcaccgtggaggaggtcgcggcaaaggaagacgaggaggacgaggtggctgaagttcctctcgtgaggaatagaaagaggaccttggaggtcgctcaagggatggacgaggagaggatccaaaccggagcagccgcgggtccttccggccatggtaacccttatttgtttaagaatgtagatagggccaccgcagacccccggctggttagattcaatcctaggcagatcatCCAGCGTCACGGGAGGGACCCGGACCTgaatacactcctgctccattgtgttaaccggctcgtgctggatcaccaagagagccgtcCTAGGGgaaccgtagtagtagataacaccctagcttttaggtcgatccttttttaggagtatgggaccaacttacgcacatggccatcacttcagAGGGGTGCCTATGCCCCGGggtttagacagtatgtagaagaatccagccccgagtcagaaccggacctagaacccgcgccagttcgtgagataattgtcctaggctcctccagctcggggggtagggctcccttaatattcgtatactttttgctTTTAacttctgcatgattgctaacttgtaataaccatgtttt
It encodes the following:
- the LOC133801937 gene encoding vesicle-fusing ATPase-like — translated: MAGRYGFSSSSTSQATMKVTTTPAADLALTNLAYVCPADLQNFAVPGSRLFLALIGNSFVLSLCPHPSIHSGEIALNAIQRRHAKVSTGDVVPVIRFIPPDEFNLALLTLELEFVKKGTKSEQVDAVLLANQLRKRFINQVMTSGQKVSFEYHGNNYIFTVSQAVVEGQEKCSGPERGMVSNDTYIVFETSNQSGIKIVNQREAASSNIFRHKEFNLQSLGIGGLGAEFADIFRRAFASRVFPPHVTNKLGIKHVKGMLLYGPPGTGKTLMARQIGKMLDGREPKIVNGPEVLSKFVGETEKNVRDLFADAENDQRTRGDDSDLHVIIFDEIDAICKSRGSTRDGTGVHDSIVNQLLTKIDGVEALNNVLLIGMTNRKDLLDEALLRPGRLEVQVEISLPDENGRLQILQIHTNKMKENSFLAPDVNLAELAARTKNYSGAELEGVVKSAVSYALNRQLSMDDLTKPVDEESIKVAMDDFLNALHEIVPAFGASTDDLKRSRLNGMADCGDRHDHIYRRAMLLVEQVKVSKGSPLVTCLLEGPSGSGKTALAATVGIDSDFPYVKIVSAETMIGLHESTKCAHIVKVFEDAYKSPLSIIILDDIERLLEYVAIGPRFSNVISQTLLVLLKRLPPEGKKLMVIGTTSELNFLDSVGLCYAFSVTYHVPTLKANDAKRVLQQLNVFAEDDIDSAAEALDDMPIKKLYMLIEMAAQGESGGSAEVIYSGKEKIKISHFYDCIQDVVRF